The DNA window GGCCGTTAATCATGGCGAACAATGAACGATTATATACCTTGTCCGTCGGGCTCTCATTACTGAAAAGCCAGTACGGTGGAAATTTTGCCTTGCAAATGGCGGGTGCAACCTTCATGGTGATGCCTGTTATTATCATCTTTATTATTTTCCAAAAAAATATTATTGAGAATTACACGACTTCCGGTTCGAAATAAGACTCAGTGTAAAAAAACAAAAACAGTTAGTTTAGATACCTCAGCTCGTATTACCAGAGCTGAGGTATCTTCGTTATGCAGCTCGTCGGTATTCGTTAGGTGACAAGTCATCCAAACATTCTATGTTTGTAGACAAAATATAAGATCCACCAAGCTCATGCATGGTGGATCTTTTTTTGTCCATCTCTGAAATGGGCTTGAATCATATAATTAGGAGACGTACTTCCTGTTTTACTCTAGTCAAGCACCGACAAATAGCTGCTAAATTGATTTATCAACGCGGAGCGGTGGCGTTCCTTATTCGTCACGGCATAGACATAACGTTCTATTAGATTACCGGGGATTGGGCGCATCTGAAGGAGTCCACGATCGACCTCACTCTGGACGGCCATCCGAGAAACGAAGGATACATGTGCTCCAAGTATAACCGCTTGTTTAATAGCTTCAAGCGAATCCAATTCCATATAGTAGGGCAGTCGCCGATCATGATTTTCCAACCATTTATCCGTCATTCTTCGCGTGCTGGATTCTTTGCCATGCAGAACAAAGGATGAAGAGGCAATTAGATCAGGCGTTAAGTTCTCGAGGGTAGCTAAGGGATGGGTTGGTGAATGAATGAGCACTAATTCGTCTTCGCATAGGGCATCGGCTACCAATGTAGAAGTGGTAAAAGGTTCAGCGGAGATAATGCCAATATCAATTTCATGGTGCTCCAGCATGTCTTTTACGATGGGGGCCGTCTTGACGAAGAGAGAAAGTTGGATCCCAGGGTGCTCCTTAACAAACCGATGCAAGACAGCGGGAAGAACATAAGTAGCGGGAACATAACTTGCTCCGATTCGGATGCTTCCCCTCCGGAGCGTGTCGAATTCCATGACGACACGTTCAGCTTCCGCCGCGAGCGCATTGATTTTGACGGCATAATGGAGCAGGGCGTAGCCGGCGTCGGTTAGTATGATTTTCCCCATTCGTGCTTCGAACAGCTTAACGCCGAAGTCCCGTTCCAGATTTTTCATATGAAAGGTAACGGTCGGCTGCTTTAACTCAAGGATGTCTGCAACGGTTGTAATCTTGTTGTGTTTTTCGAGCAACTCCACAATACGTAGCTTTAATAGATTTAAGTTCATCATATTTATATCTCTCTTTCGTAGGTTCTTATCTATAGATTTAATCTATGAATGTTAACAGTATTCATTGAAATAATTAATTTTGCCTTTACATTCGCTTAACACGGGTATCGTATTTCACACGTAGACTGGTACTTGTAGGTCAATGATCAATTACACAAAGCCAAAGCATACGAGGAAGGTAATGATATGGATTTGAACATACGCGGGCTCGGTAAAGCCTTTGGAGGAACCGTTGCCTTGCACCCGACGGATTTGACTGTACGCCAAGGAAGCTTTACGACCCTGTTAGGTCCTTCGGGCTGCGGAAAGACGACAATTCTGCGTATGATTGCAGGATTAGAAACGCCGGATCGAGGTTCGATCTCCATTGGTGACGAGGTGATTTTTGCAGACTCTAGCAAAAGAGCAGTGCCGACACATCAACGTGGGTTCGGGATGGTATTTCAGGATTTTGCCTTGTGGCCGCATATGACGGTATTCGAAAATGTTGCTTTTGGGCTTCGAGCAGGCAAGCGAACTACCAAAATCCGTGAAACCGTGCTGGAAGCACTCGCAAAGGTTAAGCTGACAGGGATGGCAGAGAGATTTCCACATCAACTGTCGGGGGGGCAACAACAACGGGTCGCTTTTGCACGCGCCGTAGCAATTACTCCACGCCTTGTATTATTCGATGAACCGCTAAGCGCATTAGATGCCGTACTACGCGAGGATATGCGTCTTGAAATGATGTCTTTAGTTCGTGACCTGGGGCTTACCGCTCTCTATGTCACCCATGACCAAGTTGAGGCAATGTCGATGTCTGATGAAGTTGTGGTGATGAATAGTGGTCGTATCTTGCAATCAGGAACACCGGAAGAGGTATATGGCAAACCTTCAGATGCCTTTGTTGCTCGTTTTATCGGCAAATCAAATTGGCTTGTGCCAAACCAGACGATGTTTCGTCCAGAGCACCTGATGTGGGAGCCGATGGGAGAAGATGGTCATTCTTTTCAAGTAGAGATTACGCACGTTAGCTATGTTGGAGACCGTTATGAAGTTAGGGTCAAAGCGGAAGGGCAAGAAGAGCAATGGACTGCGTATCACCACACGCGATTAGCAGTTGGTACGAAGACAGAGGTTTATTTACCACATCATCGCCTTCATCACATAGATAAATCTAAATAAAGGGAGAGATTAAATCATGGTTAATTTAAATACGATTAAAAATGGATGGACAAAGGGAACGGCGCTGACGCTGACCTTAGCACTTGGCTTGACGTTGACAGCTTGTGGGAGTAATTCAAATTCTACCGCTAAAGAGGCTTCTGCTTCTACGAACAACAGTGTGCCTAGCACACAAGTAGCCGATCAAAAGCTCGTCCTTTATAGCGCGGGACCTGAAGGTCTGGCGAATAAGATCATTGAAGGCTTTGAAGCCCAAACAGGCATAAAAGTTGAAATGTTCCAAGGCACCACGGGTAAAATTCTAGCTCGTATGGAGGCAGAGAAATCTAATCCGGTTGTTGATGTTGTGATTCTGGCATCGCTACCTTCTGCTCAAGGATTAAAGAGTGATGGGCTAACGCTGCCGTATCCAGATGCTAAAAATGCAGACAAGCTTAACCCAGAATGGTCTGATTCAGAAGGGAACTATTTCAGCACGAGTGCTTCTGCTCTCGGTATCGCTTATAACACAAAGCTTGTATCAACTCCACCGACATCTTGGGAAGACTTAACTAAGCCAGAATACAAGGGACAAATTAATATTCCTGATCCGACGTTGTCAGGTTCTGCGCTTGATTTCATCACAGGTTATCTCAGCGATAAGGGAGAGAGTGGTTGGTCTTTGTTCGAAGAGTTTAGTAAGAATGATGTTGCAGTTGCTGGAGCCAATCAAGAAGCTCTAGATCCAGTTATTACAGGTGCAAAAAGCATGGTAGCCGCTGCAGTTGACTATATGACTTACAAGGCGAAAGCCAAGGGTGAGCCAGTAGACATCGTGTATCCGAAGGAAGGCACCGTAATTAGTCCACGTCCTGCGGCAATTATGAAATCAACCCAGCATGAAGAAAATGCTAAGGCATTTATTGACTATCTTCTATCGGATGAAGCACAAAAGCTAGTATCTGATGCTGCACTTCTTCCGGGCCGTACGGACATCAAAGCTGAGAATCGCGCGAACCTGGATGAAATTCCGCTTCTCAAAGCTGATTGGTCATGGATGAATGAACATGGAACAGAAGTGACGGATAAGTTCACGAAACTATTTAAATAAACATGAGAAACTCTTCATCTTTGCGACACATTCGAGTATGGTCGATTGTCCTAGCATTACTTGTATTGACAATAATGATTGTAGTCCCTTTGATTGAAATATTTATTCAAAGTGTATATCGGGATGGTGAGCTGCAACTAGCAGCTCCATTCCGAACTTTGGCCGATGCCGAGCTCTTCAAAGTTCTATTGGGCTCGATCTGGCTAGGAATCTGCGTTATAGCGGGTACTACAGTTCTCGCACTACCACTGGCTTGGGTCATGGTGAATACTAGGCTTGCTAGGTGGCGTTGGCTGGATATCGTGTTTTTGATCCCATTTATGACACCGCCTTATATTGGCTCTATGGGCTGGATTCTCTTTATGCAAAAGAATGGGTATCTAGAGCAGCTCGTGCCTGGACTCGGGTCCATAACTCCTGCTTTCTTCACTTTCGGTGGCATGGTCATGATTATGAGTCTACATTTGTTCCCTTTCCTATATTTACTGCTGCGTGGCGCGCTTGAGCGGATTGGGGGTAGTCTTGAGGAAGCTGGAGCTGTATTAGGAGCACCGTTCATGTATCGTTTTCGGCGGATCATTGCACCGTTGCTGCTATCTGCGTACGGTATGGGCGCTATGCTCATCTTTGTCAAAACGATTGCTGAATTTGGAACGCCTGTCACTTTCGGGAAACGTATTGGATATGAAGTCATGACCTCGGAGATTCACAAATATATATCGAGTTGGCCGATCGATTTTGGTAAGGCGACTTCGTTAGCCTCCGTACTGCTCACCGCATGTTTGTTGATTTGGTATGCGCAGTCGGTTCTGAGTCGGCGCTTCACTTATAGCTTGGTGGGTGGTAAGGGAATTCGTCGTTCTTCCTTGCATTCGCAAGGGAGATGGACTTGGATCTATGTTATTTTTGTAGCTCTGTTGTTACTTCTGTCCATTGGCGTACCTTATTTCTCAATTATCGCGGCTTCAACCATGAAGCTGCGCGGAGTAGGGCTTGCTTGGAACAACTTTACGCTGGATTATTACAAGGAATTGCTGACCTGGGGCTCTACAAGCATGAGAGCGTTGATGAATAGTGTACTCCTCTCACTTGCAGCATCAACTATTGCCGTAATTCTTGGCACATGGTTTGCCATTGTCATAGGAAGATCACGTACCCGTATTGAGCGCACGACGGACTTGTTCAGTTTATTACCGAATACCGTCCCAGGTATTGTTATGGTCGTAGGTTTGATTCTGCTGTGGAATTCACCTTGGATGCCGATTCCGCTGTACAACACGTACGGTATGGTTATTTTAACGTATGTCATTTTGTTTCTTCCTTATACGGTGCAATATGTAAAAAGCGCCTATGGACAAATTGATCCCTCATTGTTTCAAGCTGGACAAGTATTTGGCGGGAAGCCGCAATACGTGTTCCGCCGTGTGTTGCTACCATTAATCGTTCCCGGTATGTTGGCAGGTTGGATGATGACGTTCACCATCGCTTCGCGGGAACTAGTGGGTTCGTTGTTGATTCTACCACCGTCCGTTCAAACTTCAGCAACCTATATCTTTGCTCAGTTTGAACAAGGACAAGTATCTTTGGGCATGGCGATGGCTGTCGTGTCCGTTGGGCTCACCACCGTGATGCTTGTAATTATTGAGAGCCTGGGCTCCAAAAGAAAGTGGAATGCTTGATGATTAAATTAAAAATTTGGGGCGGAGCGGGCGAACATGGCCGCTCCTGTTATTTCTTCGCCGGAGAACAAAACCGGATTATGTTCGACTGTGGTGTTAAAAAAGAGGGAGAAGGCATCTACCCACTTATGATTGCTGAGGAAATTCCCCAGTTAAACGCAATTTTCCTATCGCATGCACACGAGGATCACTCCATAGGACTACCATTATTATATAAGCATGGATATAAGGGAGACATTTGGACAACGAGGGCCACTGCGGATCAACTAGAGCGCTATTTTGACAGTTGGCGTAAATATGTGAGCAGACGTGGAGGGGAGCTTCCTTACGAAGAGAAGCACATCAAAGCGATGACTTACCGTTATCTGGAGGATTATGCACCGCCCGGAGAATGGTTCGAGCCTAGTAATGGTCTGAAATTGAAATGGGGTCGAAGTGGGCATTTGGTAGGTTCGGTGTGGTTTATGCT is part of the Paenibacillus segetis genome and encodes:
- a CDS encoding LysR family transcriptional regulator — protein: MNLNLLKLRIVELLEKHNKITTVADILELKQPTVTFHMKNLERDFGVKLFEARMGKIILTDAGYALLHYAVKINALAAEAERVVMEFDTLRRGSIRIGASYVPATYVLPAVLHRFVKEHPGIQLSLFVKTAPIVKDMLEHHEIDIGIISAEPFTTSTLVADALCEDELVLIHSPTHPLATLENLTPDLIASSSFVLHGKESSTRRMTDKWLENHDRRLPYYMELDSLEAIKQAVILGAHVSFVSRMAVQSEVDRGLLQMRPIPGNLIERYVYAVTNKERHRSALINQFSSYLSVLD
- a CDS encoding ABC transporter ATP-binding protein, which codes for MDLNIRGLGKAFGGTVALHPTDLTVRQGSFTTLLGPSGCGKTTILRMIAGLETPDRGSISIGDEVIFADSSKRAVPTHQRGFGMVFQDFALWPHMTVFENVAFGLRAGKRTTKIRETVLEALAKVKLTGMAERFPHQLSGGQQQRVAFARAVAITPRLVLFDEPLSALDAVLREDMRLEMMSLVRDLGLTALYVTHDQVEAMSMSDEVVVMNSGRILQSGTPEEVYGKPSDAFVARFIGKSNWLVPNQTMFRPEHLMWEPMGEDGHSFQVEITHVSYVGDRYEVRVKAEGQEEQWTAYHHTRLAVGTKTEVYLPHHRLHHIDKSK
- a CDS encoding ABC transporter substrate-binding protein yields the protein MVNLNTIKNGWTKGTALTLTLALGLTLTACGSNSNSTAKEASASTNNSVPSTQVADQKLVLYSAGPEGLANKIIEGFEAQTGIKVEMFQGTTGKILARMEAEKSNPVVDVVILASLPSAQGLKSDGLTLPYPDAKNADKLNPEWSDSEGNYFSTSASALGIAYNTKLVSTPPTSWEDLTKPEYKGQINIPDPTLSGSALDFITGYLSDKGESGWSLFEEFSKNDVAVAGANQEALDPVITGAKSMVAAAVDYMTYKAKAKGEPVDIVYPKEGTVISPRPAAIMKSTQHEENAKAFIDYLLSDEAQKLVSDAALLPGRTDIKAENRANLDEIPLLKADWSWMNEHGTEVTDKFTKLFK
- a CDS encoding ABC transporter permease — protein: MRNSSSLRHIRVWSIVLALLVLTIMIVVPLIEIFIQSVYRDGELQLAAPFRTLADAELFKVLLGSIWLGICVIAGTTVLALPLAWVMVNTRLARWRWLDIVFLIPFMTPPYIGSMGWILFMQKNGYLEQLVPGLGSITPAFFTFGGMVMIMSLHLFPFLYLLLRGALERIGGSLEEAGAVLGAPFMYRFRRIIAPLLLSAYGMGAMLIFVKTIAEFGTPVTFGKRIGYEVMTSEIHKYISSWPIDFGKATSLASVLLTACLLIWYAQSVLSRRFTYSLVGGKGIRRSSLHSQGRWTWIYVIFVALLLLLSIGVPYFSIIAASTMKLRGVGLAWNNFTLDYYKELLTWGSTSMRALMNSVLLSLAASTIAVILGTWFAIVIGRSRTRIERTTDLFSLLPNTVPGIVMVVGLILLWNSPWMPIPLYNTYGMVILTYVILFLPYTVQYVKSAYGQIDPSLFQAGQVFGGKPQYVFRRVLLPLIVPGMLAGWMMTFTIASRELVGSLLILPPSVQTSATYIFAQFEQGQVSLGMAMAVVSVGLTTVMLVIIESLGSKRKWNA